The window ATATTGCGTGCCTCAGCCGCAGTTTGCAGCCCATAAGCAAACGCGTCGTGATCAAAATTGCCGCTCCAGAGTTGTGTCTGCAATGCCTCAACAATCGCCTCGGCTTGCACTGCGCCCCGTTCAACATCCCGGCGCTGAGTGTCGTGGGTCAGCTCCATGACAAACTGTGCATCGGCACCTTGCGCTACCAGACTTAAAAAACCGTCACTGAGTTTCAGCCCGGTTTCCACCACAAAATGCACCAGATCATGCGGCAGCACACCTTGGCGCGGCATCTCGATTTCACTAACAGAGCTATCTTGCCGGATGAACCTTAGCAAATCCGATTTTTCCGAGGGCGGGCGCTTGGTCGCAGTAAGAAGCATGGTCATATCTAAATTAATCCGTTCGTAGCGCTCTCACCAGAACGGTGATGGTGAAAACCCTAGCATCAGTCAATTGAATCAACTACTTAATTATACTGACGAGCGGTCAACTGCCGTTTCTAGGTTTTATCTTCATCCCATCTGCTTTATCTTCCACCTCATACCCCAATGTATGCAAGGCTGCGCGCAGCCGGTCCGCTTCTACCCAGTTCTTTGTAGTGCGGGCAATTTGACGTTGCTCTGCCAGCGCAGTTACCTCGGCGGGTATGGTGAGTATCGCTGGTTTCCACTCCGCCAATCCCAATCCGAGGACAAGATCAAATTGATCGAGAGTCGCTTTTTTATCTGCGTCGTTCAAATCCGATTTGAGAACTTCCCACACCACGACCAGTGCTTTGGGGAGATTCAGGTCTTGATTGATTTCAGTCTGGAAGCGGGTCACATAATTGCTATCAGCCGCGCCACCTTCAGGTAATGCAAAGTAAGTATCGCGCAATCTGCCCAACGCTGTTTGAGCTGCTTCCAATGCATCCCAGCTAAAATTCATCTGGCTGCGATAGTGTGCTGACAAGCATAAAAACCGGTATGCCAGCGGATCAATCTCCTGGTCAATCAGAGTTTGCAGACGCAAAAAATCGCCGCTGGATTTAGACATTTTTCCTGCATCGATTTGCAAAAAATAGCCATGCATCCAGTAGTTAGCAAGACGGGTGCCGTGGCAGGCTTGGTTCTGTGCAATCTCGTTGCTGTGATGAATCGCGATGTGATCTTCTCCGCCGCAATGGATGTCAAACCACGGTTCCAGATATTTGCTAGCCATCGCAGAGCACTCAATATGCCAGCCTGGAAAACCACGTCCCCAAGGGCTATCCCATTCCATCTGACGCTGTTCATTTGCCGGACTGAATTTCCATAGCGCGAAATCGGTGGGGTGTTTTTTTTCACCCAGATCAACACGGATGCCGGCTTCAATACCGTCTCGATTGAGTCGTGCCAGGTAGCCGTAATCATCTTGTTTGGATGTGTCGAAATATACGCCGTCGCTGGTGGTGTAGGTGTAGCCTTTTTGTTCTATGGTGGCAATAAAGTCGATTTGCTCGGCGATATGATCAGTTGCCTTGCACCAGATGGTAGGGGGCAGCATATTCAGGCTGAGCAAGTCGGCTTTGAACGCGCTAGTAAATTTTTCCGCAATGTTCCAGGCAGATTCTCCCACTTTGCGGCTGCCTTTTTCCATTTTGTCTTCGCCATCATCCGCATCGGATACTAGATGACCAACGTCAGTGATGTTGATGACATGACGGACCTGGTGACCGTTAAATTCTAAGGTGCGACGTAAAATATCTTCAAACAAATAAGTGCGTAAATTACCGATATGCGCATAGTCATACACGGTAGGTCCGCAGCAATACAGACCAACCCAATCCTGGCGCAGTGGAGTAAATTGGCGAAGCTGACGCTCCCAGTTGTCATAGAGATAGAGATGCATAGTGAGTATAAAAAATCGAAAATAAACAGCAGACGTACACCA of the Undibacterium sp. 5I1 genome contains:
- the cysS gene encoding cysteine--tRNA ligase is translated as MHLYLYDNWERQLRQFTPLRQDWVGLYCCGPTVYDYAHIGNLRTYLFEDILRRTLEFNGHQVRHVINITDVGHLVSDADDGEDKMEKGSRKVGESAWNIAEKFTSAFKADLLSLNMLPPTIWCKATDHIAEQIDFIATIEQKGYTYTTSDGVYFDTSKQDDYGYLARLNRDGIEAGIRVDLGEKKHPTDFALWKFSPANEQRQMEWDSPWGRGFPGWHIECSAMASKYLEPWFDIHCGGEDHIAIHHSNEIAQNQACHGTRLANYWMHGYFLQIDAGKMSKSSGDFLRLQTLIDQEIDPLAYRFLCLSAHYRSQMNFSWDALEAAQTALGRLRDTYFALPEGGAADSNYVTRFQTEINQDLNLPKALVVVWEVLKSDLNDADKKATLDQFDLVLGLGLAEWKPAILTIPAEVTALAEQRQIARTTKNWVEADRLRAALHTLGYEVEDKADGMKIKPRNGS